The stretch of DNA CGAGTCCTGCGTCCAGATCATCCTTCGGACGGTGCTGCAGTCGGTCATGCGATCACCTTCTCCTGGGGTCCCTCGCTGGAGGCCCATTCGGGGAACCGGGCCACGAGCTCGTCGCGCAGGCGCCTGCGGGCCCGGTGCAGCCGGACCTTGACCGCCCCCGGGGTCACACCCAGGATCTCGGCCGCCTCGTCTCCGGACATGTCGTAGACGTCGCGGAGCACGATGACCGTCCTGTACGCCTCCGGAAGTTGCCTCATAAGCTGCTCCAGCTCCTCGGCCGCCACCCTGCCGGTCACGACCGCCTCCACGTCCACCGGCGAAGCCTCGTGCTCCGCCACGTTCTCCGTCGGGATGTCCCGCCGGGTCCTGCGCCGCATCTCCGAGATGCACACGTTGCTGGTGATCTTGAAAAGCCACGTCGGAAAAGCGTCCGGTTCCCCCAGCCGCTTCAGCCCCCGGACCACCCGGATGTAAGTCTCCTGAGTGGCCTCGGCGGCGTCGTCGGGGTTGCCGAGGAGCCGCAGAGCCAGCGTGTAGGCCGCCCTGTAGGACCCCTTGATGAGGTCCTCCATCGCCTGCCGGTCGCCGCTCTGGGCGGACCGGATCATCTCCGGTGGGACGTCCACTCACTGCCTCCGTTGTTGAAAGACGCTCAAAGCGAGCATCAGGTTACCCGCCAAGGCCCGAGCGCCGACGTGCCGGGGGCCGGACAATGGCCCGTGCCCTGGAGTTGGATCCGCCCCGCAGACCACACCCTTCTGAAGGGCAGGCCGCTGCTGGACATCGGCACCGGTGACGGCCAGACGGTGGCAAACGTGTCGCCGGGCGGCCTCATCGTGGGGGTCGACCACGCGCCCGAGCCGCTTCTTCGCTCGGCACAGGCGACGGGGGTCCGGACCCTGCGAGCGGACGCCCTCCGGCTGCCGTTCAAGCCCGCCTCGTTCGGTGCCGCTTTCGCTGCGGACTTGTTCCACCACCTGGACGACGACGGACTGCGCGCGGTGCTGTCCGAGGGACTGCGGGTCGTTCGTCCGGGTGCCCCGC from Actinomycetota bacterium encodes:
- a CDS encoding class I SAM-dependent methyltransferase, giving the protein MPWSWIRPADHTLLKGRPLLDIGTGDGQTVANVSPGGLIVGVDHAPEPLLRSAQATGVRTLRADALRLPFKPASFGAAFAADLFHHLDDDGLRAVLSEGLRVVRPGAPLVAWWYLNPGRPGPGSPPYPRPYDLVASVAAGAGWRSVEPLQLEPTLEPAPPTAGLVARGG
- a CDS encoding RNA polymerase sigma factor, translated to MDVPPEMIRSAQSGDRQAMEDLIKGSYRAAYTLALRLLGNPDDAAEATQETYIRVVRGLKRLGEPDAFPTWLFKITSNVCISEMRRRTRRDIPTENVAEHEASPVDVEAVVTGRVAAEELEQLMRQLPEAYRTVIVLRDVYDMSGDEAAEILGVTPGAVKVRLHRARRRLRDELVARFPEWASSEGPQEKVIA